The proteins below are encoded in one region of Corvus hawaiiensis isolate bCorHaw1 chromosome 3, bCorHaw1.pri.cur, whole genome shotgun sequence:
- the FABP7 gene encoding fatty acid-binding protein, brain, with amino-acid sequence MVEAFCATWKLVDSHNFDEYMKALGVGFATRQVGNVTKPTVIISSEGDKVVIRTQSTFKNTEISFKLGEEFDETTPDDRNCKSVVTLDGEKLVHIQKWDGKETNFVREIKDGKMVMTLTFGDVVAVRHYEKA; translated from the exons ATGGTCGAGGCTTTCTGCGCCACCTGGAAGTTGGTGGACAGCCACAACTTCGACGAGTACATGAAGGCACTGG GAGTGGGGTTTGCAACACGGCAGGTGGGGAATGTGACTAAACCCACTGTGATTATCAGCAGCGAGGGGGACAAAGTAGTGATCAGAACTCAAAGCACTTTCAAAAACACAGAGATCAGCTTTAAACTGGGAGAGGAATTTGATGAAACTACTCCCGACGATAGAAACTGCAAA TCAGTTGTGACCCTGGATGGAGAGAAGCTAGTGCACATACAGAAATGGGATGGCAAAGAGACAAACTTTGTGAGAGAAATAAAGGATGGCAAAATGGTAATG ACTCTCACCTTTGGTGATGTGGTTGCTGTTCGTCACTATGAGAAAGCGTAG
- the PKIB gene encoding cAMP-dependent protein kinase inhibitor beta, with protein MTDVEPVVTDFAASGRAGRRNALPDILGSPAGAGTSELPHKLAELSVSEDAGAEGGEVSSSKALLESQEAEGKCNDS; from the exons ATGACTGATGTGGAGCCTGTGGTCACAGATTTTGCAGCATCAGGACGCGCAGGCCGCCGGAACGCCTTACCAGATATCctgggctctcctgctggtgctgggacTTCAGAGCTGCCACACAAACTGGCTGAGCTCTCTGTTTCAGAAG ATGCAGGAGCAGAGGGTGGAGAAGTGTCATCATCCAAAGCCTTGCTGGAAAGTCAAGAGGCGGAAGGAAAATGCAATGATTCCTAA